The DNA region TTAACTTTAGCAGGACTTATGTATTTTGCCTATAGAGGCGTAACAGTACTTGTATTAGCACCAATTTTGGCAATGATTGCAGTTTTAGTATCAGGAGAATTGCCACCACTTCATGCATTATCTGAGGTATTTATGCCAGCAGCGACAAGTTATATTTCTAAATATTTCCCTGTTTTCTTAGCTGGAGCGATATTCGGTAAGCTTATGGGGGTAACAGGAGCTGCTACTGCTATAGCTGATTTTATTGCTGAAAAATTTGGTGAAAAAAGAGCTATAACAGCAGTTGTAGTTGCAACAGCATTATTAACTTATGGTGGAGTTTCTTTATTCGTTGTTGTTTTTGCAATGTATCCAATTGGAGCTACATTGTTTAGAAGAGCAAATGTACCTAAGAGATTATTACCAGGTGCTATTGCATTAGGTGCATTTACATTCACAATGACAGCCCTTCCAGGGTCACCACAATATCTAAATACAATGCCTACTGTTTATTTTGGAACAGATATTTATGCAGCACCAGTTTTAGGTATACTTGCTGCAGCGATTATGTTCTTCGGAGGTAATTACTATCTTAACTATAGAGCTAAGAAGTTAATGGAAAATGGTGAAGGATACGGAGACCATCCAAATGAAAACTTACATGAGTTAGATGATAATATTCCAAGTTTTGGTTTAGCTATTACTCCAATATTAATCGTGTTTGTAATAAATACTGTACTTACAAAATGGTATTTCAAAATGCCATCAGTTGTAGAAAAATATGAAGCAGCTGGTGGAGCAGTAAATGGTACATGGCCAGTTATATTAGGTCTTGGTATTGCAGTAGTTTTCATACTTATAACTATGAGAAAGTTCATACCTAATAGTAATAAAACAGTATTCGATGGTGCAGTAGGAGCACTTCTTCCTATATTCAACACAGCATCAGAGGTTGGATACGGTGGAGTAATCAAATCATTAGCAGCATTTACAACAGTAAAAATGGGAATAGTTTCTTTAGGAATTCCTTCAGTATTTAAAGTAGGAATCTCAACTACACTACTTGCAGGTATCGTTGGTTCTTCTTCAGGTGGTACAGCTATAGCTTTAGATGTTTTATCAAAAGAATTTTTGTCAATGGGACTAGCACCAGAAGCGCTACACAGAATTATGTTAGTTGCAGCGGGTGGTTTAGACTCATTACCACACTGTGGAGCAGTAATTACATTACTAGCAGTTTGTCAGCTTACTCATAAAGAAAGTTATAAAGATATAGCTTTCAATACAATTGTATTACCTATAGCGGCTTCATTCTTTATTTCACTATTCTATCTAGTAACAGGTATTTATTAAGATATAGTGTAATATAATGGGAAAACGAAACCACCTTTTGATAAAATAAATATCAAAAGGTGGCTTTAATTTTTAAAATAAATAAAATACAAAAATTAGAAGGGAAAATCGAATATATGTAGAATATGGTAATTAGAATAAAGATAGTGAGTGATATTATGGATTATATTCAAATTAAAATGTTGGGTACTCCTGAAGTTATAAAAAATAATAAAAAAATTTTATTTCCTTTTAAAAAAGCAGAAGCTTTATTCTATTATTTAATAATTGAAAAACAGGCTACTAGAGAAGAATTAGTTGAGTTATTGTGGGGTAATACAACAGAAACAGCAGGTAGGAAGAATTTAAGGAATGCAATGTATCAAATAAGAAAAACCTTAGATACAAATATAATTATTTCACCAAAGCGAAGAATAGTTAAGCTTAATCCTGATATATCTTTAGAAATAAATTTAGATTTTATTAATGATAATTATAATGAGTTAGGAGAATTTCTACAGGGATTTACGATTGATAAAGCACCCAAATTTGAAGAATGGATGTTAAATAAAAAAGAGTACTATAAAAGTTTATATATTAAAAAGATACATAATAATATGAAACAAAGTTTACAAAATAAAAAATTTGATGATGTAGAAAAATGTGCTAAGTTATTAATTAATTTAGATGAATTTAATGAAGAAGCGTATAGAGCGTTAATGCAGGTCTATAAAAATAAGGGATTATTGAATAAGTCTATATTAATTTATAATAAATTAACAGAAGTTCTTCAAAGGGAATTAGGAGTTAGTCCAGAGTTAAAGACGAGAAAGCTTTATAATGATATATTATATACTCGAAATAATAGTTATAAATTAGATAATGAAGATTTTTTTTATGGAAGGCATAAAGAATTGTATTTGCTTGAGGAAAACTATAATAATTTTATTAATGATATAGACTTCAAATCTGTAATAATATACGGAGAAGCAGGGATTGGTAAGACAAAATTAAGTGATAAGTTTTTAGATACAGTTAATAGAGAAAATGTGTATATATTACAGACAGCTTGTTATCAAGCAGAAAGAGAATATATATTAAAGCCGTGGCATAGTATAGTTTCAAAATTGAGGAATATTATCAAAAACGAAAATGTAACCATACCATATTCTTGGAAAAAAATAATTTGTTGTATATTTCCAGGTTTTATTTCAGAGAGAGAAGAAATAGAGATTAACCCAATAGAAAATATAGATACACTAAAGTATCAAATTGTAGAAGATACTATGATAGAATTATTAAAAACAATTAGTAAAAACAAAAAGATAATCTTAAGTTTCGATGATTTACAATGGATTGATGATATGAGTCTATCATTATTAAGACGAGTTGTATTGCAAGAAAAGAGCAAAAACATTATTTTTATAGGAACTTGTCGAAATATAAATAATCAAAAAATAAATACATTTATTTCGTCAGCTTTAAAGGATAATAAGTTACTCAAAATAACACTCAATAGGTTTAATAAAACAGAGGTTATGGATTTTATAGATAATGCCTTACCAAATAAAAAATTAGATATAAGATTAAAAGAAAAGGTTTACAAAGAAACAGAAGGCAATACATTCTTTCTAGTAGAATTTCTGAATAGTATTAAGGAAAAAGGCAATGTAGATTTTATGACATTGAAAATGCAGGATATACTAAAAAGTAGATTTGCTGACATAAGTCAGGAAGGAAAGAATCTTTTGCATATAATATCTTTATTTTTTGACGAAGCTAATCTTAAAATTTTAATAGAGGCTACTGGAAAAAGAGAAATTGAAATAATAAATCAAATAGAAGAACTAAAAAATAAGTTTATAATAAAAGAAGAAATTAATAATTCTCAAATAGCTTATAGATTTACACATCAAAAGTTGAGAGAGTTTGTTTATTTACAACAGCCCATTGCTAAAAGAGTTGTTTTTCATAATAAGATAGCTACAATACTGGAAAAAGGATTAGAAGGTAGCAAAAGAGATGTGTCGTTATATTCTAAACTAATATATCATTTTTCAAAAGCAGGAAATAGATTAAAAGAATTACAATATACTATTGAAAATACAAATGTATATTTAGATTTTGCTCACGAATTATTTCCTGTATTAAATAGCAATTATAAAAAAACAACAGAATTGTATATAGACAACGATAAGGCAAAGAAATATTTAAATAATATTGAATTAATGTTAAAACAGATAAAAAATGAGGAATATAGATTTGATAAAGTAGCTAGATTCGAGATAGCTTATTTATATATGAAAGGTAGATACTTAATTAGACAAGGTGAATATGAAGAAGGAATTAAGTTTATAGAAAATGTTATAAAATATGCTAAAAAAATTAATGAGTATAAATATATTTTAAAAGGACATAAACAGATAATTTATTACAGTATACAAGTACATGACATTGAATTGATGGACAAGCACGTAAAGTTAGGTCTTAAAGTAGCTAATGACTATGGATATGAGGATGAAAAAGGCATATTATTAAGGCTAAAGGGTTTAAATAAGATGATGACAGGAGAATATGATGAAGCATTAAGCTTATTTAAAGATTCTATAGATGTATTAAGTAAATTAGACTTATTATATAACAAATATTCATTAAATATTGCTGCTTCATATAACTATATAGGAGAAATCAAACGATTAA from Caldisalinibacter kiritimatiensis includes:
- a CDS encoding GntP family permease yields the protein MLGVIAIILTLAGLMYFAYRGVTVLVLAPILAMIAVLVSGELPPLHALSEVFMPAATSYISKYFPVFLAGAIFGKLMGVTGAATAIADFIAEKFGEKRAITAVVVATALLTYGGVSLFVVVFAMYPIGATLFRRANVPKRLLPGAIALGAFTFTMTALPGSPQYLNTMPTVYFGTDIYAAPVLGILAAAIMFFGGNYYLNYRAKKLMENGEGYGDHPNENLHELDDNIPSFGLAITPILIVFVINTVLTKWYFKMPSVVEKYEAAGGAVNGTWPVILGLGIAVVFILITMRKFIPNSNKTVFDGAVGALLPIFNTASEVGYGGVIKSLAAFTTVKMGIVSLGIPSVFKVGISTTLLAGIVGSSSGGTAIALDVLSKEFLSMGLAPEALHRIMLVAAGGLDSLPHCGAVITLLAVCQLTHKESYKDIAFNTIVLPIAASFFISLFYLVTGIY
- a CDS encoding AAA family ATPase, which encodes MDYIQIKMLGTPEVIKNNKKILFPFKKAEALFYYLIIEKQATREELVELLWGNTTETAGRKNLRNAMYQIRKTLDTNIIISPKRRIVKLNPDISLEINLDFINDNYNELGEFLQGFTIDKAPKFEEWMLNKKEYYKSLYIKKIHNNMKQSLQNKKFDDVEKCAKLLINLDEFNEEAYRALMQVYKNKGLLNKSILIYNKLTEVLQRELGVSPELKTRKLYNDILYTRNNSYKLDNEDFFYGRHKELYLLEENYNNFINDIDFKSVIIYGEAGIGKTKLSDKFLDTVNRENVYILQTACYQAEREYILKPWHSIVSKLRNIIKNENVTIPYSWKKIICCIFPGFISEREEIEINPIENIDTLKYQIVEDTMIELLKTISKNKKIILSFDDLQWIDDMSLSLLRRVVLQEKSKNIIFIGTCRNINNQKINTFISSALKDNKLLKITLNRFNKTEVMDFIDNALPNKKLDIRLKEKVYKETEGNTFFLVEFLNSIKEKGNVDFMTLKMQDILKSRFADISQEGKNLLHIISLFFDEANLKILIEATGKREIEIINQIEELKNKFIIKEEINNSQIAYRFTHQKLREFVYLQQPIAKRVVFHNKIATILEKGLEGSKRDVSLYSKLIYHFSKAGNRLKELQYTIENTNVYLDFAHELFPVLNSNYKKTTELYIDNDKAKKYLNNIELMLKQIKNEEYRFDKVARFEIAYLYMKGRYLIRQGEYEEGIKFIENVIKYAKKINEYKYILKGHKQIIYYSIQVHDIELMDKHVKLGLKVANDYGYEDEKGILLRLKGLNKMMTGEYDEALSLFKDSIDVLSKLDLLYNKYSLNIAASYNYIGEIKRLNIEFSNALEYYDKAIKICEDNEVLKGTGIFNINAGQGAFEMGDYYRAKMYFKKALKVYEKFGLSWGRCIGEGYMALLLCKEGFYSDALKSLKRADKYARKLKSPYELGIVYRIKAELRLIMKRNDKMSEIFEHYLVLSVAEYCDRGIKLLKKVRESYEVNILKVLKKAGEEG